The genomic interval CGAAGCGGATGCTGTCGTCGGCAAACTGCTCCATCTGAGAAAAATGCTCCTCTAGGAGGGCAATATGTTCGGCCGTGGCGCGATTGGCGGCAAGAGCGGCGGCGGCTGGTTCGATGGCGCGGCGTAGCTCAAAGATCGCCTTGGCCTCCTCGGCCTTGACGCCGGCGGCAAAACGCCAGTTGAGCACGTCAGGATCGAGGAAATTCCACTCCTGACGTGGGCGCACGCGGGTACCCGTCTTGGGGCGCGATTCGACCATGCCCTTGGCGGCTAGAACTTTGACAACTTCGCGGATGACTGTGCGGCTGACGCCAAACTGCGTGCTCCAGTCATCGGCATTGGGTAGGGCCGCACCCGGCACAATATCGCCGCGCACGATACTCTGACCCAATTGCGTCAGCACCATTGCATGCAAGCCCCCTGCCGCAACCGGCCGCCCTTTGGGAATCGTCATCAGTCCTCACATCGTGTCGAATGGCGGCACTATGGTTATATCATATGAAGATTGATTGACGGACGTGCGGTTTGTTTGGGAGGGCAATCGGCCACCAGACCGAAGGTTTAGCTGATACCCGACAGCAGCCGTCTGGGCTGTCACAAGGAACATAAATGTCATGGGGGAAAGTGGCGGAGAGGAAGGGATTCGAACCCTCGAGAAGCGATAAAACCTCTGCGCCCTTAGCAGGGGCGTGCCTTCGACCACTCGGCCACCTCTCCGGCACAGGGTGGATACACGGGCAAAGCGCGGATGCGCAAGGGGTATTATCTCGATAGCGGCATTTTCCCCAAGGCAACCCGATCCGGTTGACACTGACTCAGGACCCCGATTTAAGCTTTGTTAACTTGGGAGAACTCCATTGCTTAAAGTTCTTAGCGCCTCAGCTACTTTCGCCGTTCTCAGCGTTTCGGGGGTGATGGCGCAGAACCTGTCGCTGTCGCAGGCAGATCCGATTGCCATGGGCACCTCGGATTTCTCCTGGACCGGCTTTTATGCCGGCGTGAACGGCGGGTATGGCTGGGGCAACCTAACAACCACCAATCTCGACGAGCACGAAACGTTTGACGTGAACGGGGGCATTGGCGGCGTACAAGTCGGCTATAACCAAGATTTCGGCGGTTTCGTGCTCGGCATAGAAGCTGACTTTGGCATTAGCAACGTCACGAAATCGGTGGATTTTTATGACCAGGGGATCTTCTTTGGCACCGCCACCAACGGGGTGAGAAATCTTGCAACTGTCAGGGGCCGAGCTGGTGTGGCGATCGATCGCCTGCTGCCCTACATTACCGGTGGCCTGGCAGTGGGCTCAGGGCAACTACAGTATAATCTGCTTGGGGAAACCTTCGGCAGCACACAAACCCACGTTGGCTGGTCGCTCGGTGCCGGTTTGGAATATGCGGTGAGCGACAGGCTGACCGTCCGGGCTGAGTATCTCTATACCGACCTTGGAACTGCCCACTATGACGCCGCATCGAAGCCACCTTTTTTTTTAGGAACCCCCTTCGACAACAAGATCAATTTCGGCACTGTTCGCGGCGGGATCAACTTCAAGTTCTAGCCTCACGCAGGAGATTGGGTCCGGGATTTGCCCGAACCCAATCGTTGGTGTCGATCAGCGCTGATTGAACAGGATCTTTTGCGCTTCCTTGTCGTCGGCAAGGCTCTTGGCGGTGGCGTCTTTACCCCAGGCGAGGCCGCGTTCGACGGCGGGGCGGGCATTGAGGCGTTCGATCCAGGCGACGACGTTGGGATATTCAGCCTTGGTGATGCCGTAGCGTTCCCAGGCCTGGGCCCAGCCGATGGCGGCGATGTCCGCGATCGAATATTCGCCGGTGATGAAATCCTTGCCTTCGAGCTGGGTGTTCAGCACGCGGAACAGACGATGGGTTTCATCGGTGTAGCGCTTCTGGGCGTAGGGGATTTTCTCGGGCGCGTAGACGTTGAAGTGGTTGTTCTGACCCAGCATTGGACCGAAGCCGCCGACCTGCCAGAACAGCCACTCATCGACCTTGACCTGCGCGCGCGGGTCGGTGGGATAGAGTTGGCCGAACTTGAGGCCGAGATATTTCAGGATCGCGCCGGACTCAAAAATGGAGATGGATTCGCCGCCCGGACCTTCTGGGTCGACGATGGCGGGAATCTTGTTGTTTGGCGAAATCTTGAGGAATTCGGGCGTGAACTGATCACCCTTGCCGATGTCGATGCGGTGGTAGTTCCACGGCACACCGAGCTCTTCGAGCATGATGTGGACCTTCTG from Devosia sp. 2618 carries:
- a CDS encoding outer membrane protein; this encodes MLKVLSASATFAVLSVSGVMAQNLSLSQADPIAMGTSDFSWTGFYAGVNGGYGWGNLTTTNLDEHETFDVNGGIGGVQVGYNQDFGGFVLGIEADFGISNVTKSVDFYDQGIFFGTATNGVRNLATVRGRAGVAIDRLLPYITGGLAVGSGQLQYNLLGETFGSTQTHVGWSLGAGLEYAVSDRLTVRAEYLYTDLGTAHYDAASKPPFFLGTPFDNKINFGTVRGGINFKF
- a CDS encoding glutathione S-transferase N-terminal domain-containing protein — protein: MTTQTKPIEAFSLPTPNGQKVHIMLEELGVPWNYHRIDIGKGDQFTPEFLKISPNNKIPAIVDPEGPGGESISIFESGAILKYLGLKFGQLYPTDPRAQVKVDEWLFWQVGGFGPMLGQNNHFNVYAPEKIPYAQKRYTDETHRLFRVLNTQLEGKDFITGEYSIADIAAIGWAQAWERYGITKAEYPNVVAWIERLNARPAVERGLAWGKDATAKSLADDKEAQKILFNQR
- a CDS encoding FadR/GntR family transcriptional regulator gives rise to the protein MTIPKGRPVAAGGLHAMVLTQLGQSIVRGDIVPGAALPNADDWSTQFGVSRTVIREVVKVLAAKGMVESRPKTGTRVRPRQEWNFLDPDVLNWRFAAGVKAEEAKAIFELRRAIEPAAAALAANRATAEHIALLEEHFSQMEQFADDSIRFAEPDLAFHQAILRMTGNELFGSLASVIETALVMSFRLTDDNPGGQRPSLPLHRQVIDCITNGDATGASAAVLVLLDEAEDDVTRSLSTRREARAEI